The sequence CCGAGCGCGCCGCGCTGGAGGCGGAGGGGCGGCGTCCGCACTGGCGCTTCCGGCTCGATCACGACGCGCCGATCGAATGGCATGATCTGATCCGGGGCGAGCAGCATCTCGACCCGCGGCTCCAGTCCGATCCGGTGGTGCGGCGCGAGGACGGCACGTGGCTCTACATGCTGCCGAGCGTGATCGACGATATCGACATGGGCGTGACCCACATCGTGCGCGGCGAGGATCATGTCACCAATGCCGGGCTGCAGCTGCAGATGTTCGCCGCGCTCGGCGCGCCCGCGCCGGTCTTCGCGCACGAGGCGTTGCTGGTGGGCAGCGAGGGCAAATTGTCCAAGCGGCTGGGATCGCTCGGCACCGACGCCTTTCGCGAGGAGGGGATCGAGCCGCTCGCGCTCGCGGCCCTGCTTGCGCGGATCGGCACCAGCGATCCGGTCGAGCCGGTGACCGATCTTGGCCCGCTGATCGCCGGACTCGATTTCGCGCGCTTCGGCCGCGCGCCGGCGCGGTTCGATCTCGACGAGCTCAAGGCGCTCAACGCGCGCACCATCCATCTGCTGCCGTTTGGCGACGTGTCGCATCGGCTGCCCGAGGGAATGGATGAGGCGATGTGGCTGGCGCTGCGCCCCAACCTCACGACGATTGCGGAAGCAGCGGACTGGTTGCCCGTGCTCGCAGGCACGATCGCGCCGCCCGAGATCGACGAGGCCGATCGCGCCTATCTCGCGGCCGCGGCGGAGGCGGCCGGGGCGATCGACTGGTCGGCCGATCC is a genomic window of Sphingomonas nostoxanthinifaciens containing:
- a CDS encoding glutamate--tRNA ligase is translated as MDSVVTRFAPSPTGRLHVGNIRAALHNWLFARQQGGRFLLRLDDTDAARSTEAFAVAIREDVAWLGLAADGEARQSERFALYERRFEELRAAGRVYPAYETAQELDLKRKILAGRGLPPIYDRAALALSDAERAALEAEGRRPHWRFRLDHDAPIEWHDLIRGEQHLDPRLQSDPVVRREDGTWLYMLPSVIDDIDMGVTHIVRGEDHVTNAGLQLQMFAALGAPAPVFAHEALLVGSEGKLSKRLGSLGTDAFREEGIEPLALAALLARIGTSDPVEPVTDLGPLIAGLDFARFGRAPARFDLDELKALNARTIHLLPFGDVSHRLPEGMDEAMWLALRPNLTTIAEAADWLPVLAGTIAPPEIDEADRAYLAAAAEAAGAIDWSADPWHALTTRLKEATGRKGRALFLPLRRALTGHDHGPDMAALLPLIGRDRAIARLSA